In a single window of the Agromyces sp. H17E-10 genome:
- the serA gene encoding phosphoglycerate dehydrogenase — translation MSKPVVLIAEELSPATVDALGPDFEIRQVDGTDRAALLSALADAEAILIRSATQVDAEALAAAPKLRVVARAGVGLDNVDVKAATTAGVMVVNAPTSNIISAAELTIGHILSLARHIPAGHASLSAGQWKRSSYTGTELYEKTVGIIGLGRIGALITARLQAFGMEVIAYDPYITAARAQQLGVQTVSLDELLERSDFVTIHMPRTPETLGMIGTEQLAKMKNTAYVVNVARGGLIDEQALHDALVSGEIAGAALDVFVQEPPKESPLIGLPNLIVTPHLGASTDDAQEKAGISVAKSVRLALAGELVPDAVNVAGGVIDPYVRPGIPLVEKLGQLFSGLAHGALTSLDVEVRGELVDYDVSVLKLAALKGVFTNVVSETVSYVNAPLLAEQRGVQVRLITEADSPEYRNVITLRGALADGTQVSVSGTLTGPKQAEKLVGVNGYELEVPIATTHIIMEYTDRPGIVAVYGQEFGEAGINIAGMQIARREAGGSALSVLTVDSPVPADVLERVREAIDAKLFVEIDITE, via the coding sequence GTGTCAAAGCCGGTCGTGCTGATCGCCGAAGAACTCTCGCCCGCCACCGTCGACGCCCTCGGGCCCGACTTCGAGATCCGTCAGGTCGACGGCACCGACCGCGCGGCCCTCCTGTCGGCCCTCGCCGACGCGGAGGCGATCCTCATCCGCTCGGCCACCCAGGTCGACGCCGAGGCGCTCGCCGCCGCTCCCAAGCTGCGCGTCGTCGCACGTGCCGGCGTCGGACTCGACAACGTCGACGTCAAGGCCGCCACGACCGCCGGTGTCATGGTCGTGAACGCCCCGACCTCGAACATCATCTCGGCCGCCGAGCTCACGATCGGCCACATCCTGAGCCTCGCCCGCCACATCCCCGCGGGTCACGCGTCGCTGTCTGCCGGGCAGTGGAAGCGCTCGTCGTACACGGGCACCGAGCTCTACGAGAAGACCGTCGGCATCATCGGCCTCGGCCGCATCGGCGCCCTCATCACCGCGCGCCTGCAGGCGTTCGGCATGGAGGTCATCGCGTACGACCCGTACATCACTGCCGCCCGCGCACAGCAGCTCGGCGTGCAGACGGTCTCGCTCGACGAACTGCTCGAGCGCAGCGACTTCGTCACGATCCACATGCCGCGCACGCCAGAGACCCTCGGCATGATCGGCACCGAGCAGCTCGCGAAGATGAAGAACACCGCCTACGTCGTGAACGTCGCCCGCGGCGGCCTCATCGACGAGCAGGCGCTGCACGACGCGCTCGTCTCGGGCGAGATCGCGGGTGCCGCGCTCGACGTCTTCGTGCAGGAGCCGCCGAAGGAGTCGCCGCTCATCGGCCTGCCGAACCTCATCGTCACCCCCCACCTCGGTGCGTCGACCGACGACGCCCAGGAGAAGGCGGGCATCTCGGTCGCGAAGTCGGTGCGCCTCGCGCTCGCCGGCGAGCTCGTGCCCGACGCGGTCAACGTCGCGGGCGGTGTCATCGACCCCTACGTGCGCCCCGGCATCCCCCTCGTCGAGAAGCTCGGCCAGCTCTTCTCGGGCCTCGCGCACGGTGCGCTCACGAGCCTCGACGTCGAGGTGCGCGGCGAGCTCGTCGACTACGACGTGAGCGTGCTGAAGCTCGCGGCGCTCAAGGGCGTGTTCACGAACGTCGTCTCCGAGACCGTGTCGTACGTCAACGCGCCGCTCCTCGCCGAGCAGCGCGGCGTGCAGGTGCGCCTCATCACCGAGGCCGACAGCCCCGAGTACCGCAACGTCATCACGCTGCGCGGTGCACTCGCCGACGGCACCCAGGTGTCGGTGTCGGGCACCCTCACCGGCCCGAAGCAGGCCGAGAAGCTCGTCGGCGTGAACGGCTACGAGCTCGAGGTGCCGATCGCCACGACGCACATCATCATGGAGTACACCGACCGCCCCGGCATCGTCGCGGTCTACGGCCAGGAGTTCGGCGAGGCCGGCATCAACATCGCCGGCATGCAGATCGCCCGTCGCGAGGCCGGCGGCTCGGCGCTCAGCGTGCTCACGGTCGACTCGCCGGTTCCGGCCGACGTGCTCGAGCGGGTGCGCGAGGCGATCGACGCGAAGCTCTTCGTCGAGATCGACATCACCGAGTAG
- a CDS encoding TetR/AcrR family transcriptional regulator, with translation MARPPAAREAVLDAFERLIISDGERAATIDATARAAGVSKGGLLYHFGSKQALVAGLVERLLRLVDDDLSRIDDAPDGAISYFLRSSLDIETPLDHTFVAILRLAQGGDREAGRALDEAETRWLANLTGHVGDPTLALAVTLMGDGLYHRAALRAEAPDVELSATSTGAVSPEQLASLVALLERLVAR, from the coding sequence ATGGCCCGCCCACCCGCCGCCCGAGAGGCCGTGCTCGACGCCTTCGAGCGGCTCATCATCTCCGACGGCGAACGCGCCGCCACGATCGATGCGACCGCCCGCGCCGCCGGCGTCTCGAAGGGCGGCCTGCTCTACCACTTCGGCTCGAAGCAGGCGCTCGTGGCCGGGCTCGTCGAGCGGTTGCTGCGCCTCGTCGACGACGACCTGTCGCGCATCGACGACGCACCCGACGGGGCGATCTCGTACTTCCTGCGGTCGTCGCTCGACATCGAGACGCCGCTCGATCACACGTTCGTCGCGATCCTGCGACTGGCGCAGGGCGGCGACCGCGAGGCCGGCCGCGCACTCGACGAGGCAGAGACCCGCTGGCTCGCGAACCTCACCGGCCACGTCGGCGACCCGACGCTCGCCCTCGCCGTGACGCTCATGGGCGACGGGCTCTACCACCGGGCGGCGCTCCGCGCCGAGGCCCCCGACGTCGAACTCTCCGCGACCAGCACAGGCGCCGTCTCCCCCGAGCAGCTGGCGTCGCTCGTCGCGCTGCTCGAGCGCCTCGTCGCCCGCTGA
- a CDS encoding MFS transporter produces the protein MTEQTATPTPNHMTDRRSAVPEASAATTAARDRGAGRTSQTRQATGQTGSTGRAPRRAWFALAVLMLPALLVSIDNTVLSFALPEISSDLEPTAAQQLWIIDAYPLVLAALLVAMGSAGDRWGRRRMLMIGSIGFAAVSVGAAFAPTAELLIAARAALGFFGAMLMPSTLSLLRSIFTDREQRRLAIAIWASAFAAGSAFGPLVGGLLLEHFAWGSVFLLAVPVLVPMLILVPLLITESRDPNPGRIDVWSILLSLATMAPIVFGIKHIATEGVDAIGPLFIAVGLVAGYLFVRRQLASDAPMLDVRLFTVGPFGGAVLVNLLSVVSLVGFLFFVSQHLQIIAGLSPVEAGVALLPGLVAMIISGLVVVPIARRVHPRVLVPAALSLSAGGYLVVAFGASDGSTGAVIVAFTMLGIGIGMAETVSNELILSSAPPAKAGAASAVSETAYELGAVLGTAGLGSIIAAHYASAIELPAALTAAQADAARETLAGAAAVAAELPAAQADALMHAAAVAFDGGVLVTSLIGVGLMVAAAVIAAVTLRNPAQHD, from the coding sequence ATGACCGAGCAGACGGCCACCCCGACCCCGAACCACATGACCGACCGCCGCAGCGCCGTGCCCGAGGCATCCGCCGCGACGACCGCCGCCCGCGATCGTGGCGCCGGCCGGACCAGTCAGACCCGCCAGGCCACCGGCCAGACCGGCAGCACCGGCCGCGCCCCGCGCCGCGCCTGGTTCGCGCTCGCCGTGCTCATGCTGCCGGCGCTGCTCGTCTCCATCGACAACACGGTGCTGAGCTTCGCGCTGCCCGAGATCTCGAGCGACCTCGAGCCGACCGCCGCGCAGCAGCTCTGGATCATCGACGCCTACCCGCTCGTGCTCGCCGCACTGCTCGTCGCGATGGGCAGCGCGGGCGACCGCTGGGGACGTCGTCGCATGCTCATGATCGGCTCGATCGGCTTCGCCGCGGTCTCGGTCGGCGCCGCGTTCGCACCGACCGCCGAGCTGCTCATCGCCGCTCGCGCCGCGCTCGGCTTCTTCGGCGCCATGCTCATGCCGTCGACGCTCTCGCTGCTGCGCTCGATCTTCACCGACCGCGAGCAGCGTCGCCTCGCCATCGCGATCTGGGCGTCGGCGTTCGCCGCGGGCAGCGCGTTCGGCCCCCTCGTCGGTGGACTCCTGCTCGAGCACTTCGCCTGGGGCTCGGTGTTCCTGCTCGCGGTGCCGGTGCTCGTGCCGATGCTCATCCTCGTACCGCTGCTCATCACCGAGAGCCGCGACCCGAACCCCGGCCGCATCGACGTCTGGAGCATCCTGCTCTCGCTCGCGACGATGGCGCCCATCGTGTTCGGCATCAAGCACATCGCGACCGAGGGCGTCGACGCGATCGGGCCACTGTTCATCGCCGTGGGCCTGGTCGCCGGCTACCTCTTCGTGCGCCGCCAGCTCGCGAGCGACGCCCCGATGCTCGACGTGCGCCTGTTCACGGTCGGCCCGTTCGGGGGCGCCGTGCTCGTGAACCTGCTGAGCGTCGTCTCGCTCGTCGGATTCCTGTTCTTCGTCTCGCAGCACCTGCAGATCATCGCGGGGCTCTCGCCGGTCGAGGCGGGCGTCGCCCTCCTGCCGGGCCTCGTCGCGATGATCATCTCGGGCCTCGTCGTCGTGCCGATCGCACGTCGCGTGCACCCGCGGGTGCTCGTGCCCGCCGCGCTCAGCCTCTCGGCCGGCGGCTACCTCGTCGTCGCGTTCGGCGCCTCCGACGGGTCGACCGGTGCCGTCATCGTCGCGTTCACGATGCTCGGCATCGGAATCGGCATGGCCGAGACCGTGTCGAACGAGCTCATCCTCTCGAGCGCGCCGCCCGCCAAGGCGGGTGCCGCATCGGCCGTCTCCGAGACGGCGTACGAGCTCGGGGCGGTGCTCGGCACGGCGGGGCTCGGCAGCATCATCGCGGCGCACTACGCGAGCGCGATCGAACTGCCCGCTGCACTGACGGCGGCGCAGGCGGATGCCGCGCGCGAGACCCTCGCGGGTGCAGCGGCGGTCGCCGCGGAACTGCCTGCGGCGCAGGCCGACGCGCTCATGCACGCCGCCGCGGTCGCGTTCGACGGCGGAGTGCTCGTGACCTCGTTGATCGGGGTCGGCCTCATGGTCGCCGCCGCCGTGATCGCGGCCGTCACCCTGCGCAATCCCGCCCAGCACGACTGA
- a CDS encoding DUF6458 family protein: MSLGLGIVLVVIGAILTYALNITVDWIDLQLVGYILMAAGAVIIVIGIILLARRRKTIATEHTSVDPASGDRVTRAERSTPEDPVV, from the coding sequence ATGAGTCTCGGACTCGGAATCGTGCTGGTCGTCATCGGTGCGATCCTCACGTACGCCCTCAACATCACCGTCGACTGGATCGACCTGCAACTGGTCGGCTACATCCTGATGGCCGCGGGTGCGGTGATCATCGTGATCGGCATCATCCTGCTCGCCCGGCGTCGCAAGACGATCGCGACCGAGCACACGAGCGTCGACCCGGCGAGCGGCGACCGCGTGACACGGGCGGAGCGCTCGACGCCGGAGGACCCGGTGGTCTGA
- a CDS encoding 3-isopropylmalate dehydrogenase, translating into MVRTVKLAVIPGDGIGPEVVTEALKVLEAATAGGDLAFEQTPFSLGAARYLETGDVLTDADLDAIKSHDAILLGAVGGVPGDPRLTGANIERGLLLRLRFELDHYVNLRPSVLYPGVVSPLANPGDVDFVVVREGTEGPYVGNGGAIRVGTPAEVANEVSVNTAYGVERVVRFAFAEASRRRNKLTLVHKTNVLVFAGSLWKRTVDAVAAEFPGVAVDYLHVDAATIFLVTDPARFDVIVTDNLFGDILTDLAGAISGGIGLAASGNINPDGTFPSMFEPVHGSAPDIAGKGIADPTAAIGSVALLLRHLGETDAATRVERAIADDVAERDGAASTSEIGDRIAARIAATVPANS; encoded by the coding sequence ATGGTACGTACGGTCAAGCTCGCGGTCATTCCCGGTGACGGGATCGGCCCCGAGGTCGTCACCGAGGCGCTCAAGGTGCTCGAGGCTGCAACGGCCGGAGGCGACCTCGCGTTCGAGCAGACCCCCTTCTCACTCGGCGCCGCGCGCTACCTCGAGACGGGCGACGTGCTCACCGATGCCGACCTCGACGCCATCAAGTCGCACGACGCGATCCTGCTCGGCGCGGTCGGCGGCGTGCCCGGCGACCCGCGCCTGACCGGCGCGAACATCGAGCGCGGCCTGCTGCTGAGGCTGCGCTTCGAGCTCGACCACTACGTGAACCTGCGCCCGAGCGTGCTCTACCCGGGCGTCGTCAGCCCCCTCGCGAACCCCGGCGACGTCGACTTCGTCGTCGTGCGCGAGGGCACCGAGGGGCCGTACGTCGGCAACGGCGGCGCGATCCGGGTCGGCACGCCCGCCGAGGTCGCCAACGAGGTCTCGGTCAACACCGCCTACGGGGTCGAGCGCGTCGTGCGCTTCGCATTCGCCGAGGCATCCCGCCGCCGCAACAAGCTCACCCTGGTGCACAAGACGAACGTGCTCGTCTTCGCCGGGTCCCTGTGGAAGCGCACGGTCGACGCCGTCGCCGCCGAGTTCCCGGGCGTCGCCGTGGATTACCTGCACGTCGACGCCGCGACGATCTTCCTGGTGACGGATCCTGCTAGATTCGATGTCATCGTCACGGACAACCTCTTCGGCGACATCCTCACCGATCTGGCCGGCGCAATCAGCGGCGGCATCGGACTCGCAGCCTCGGGCAACATCAACCCCGACGGCACGTTCCCGAGCATGTTCGAGCCGGTTCACGGTTCGGCTCCTGACATCGCCGGGAAGGGCATCGCCGACCCCACCGCCGCGATCGGCTCGGTCGCGCTCCTGCTCCGCCACCTCGGCGAGACGGATGCCGCGACCCGCGTCGAACGGGCGATCGCCGACGACGTCGCCGAGCGCGACGGCGCCGCATCCACCAGTGAGATCGGCGACCGCATCGCCGCACGCATCGCGGCGACGGTGCCCGCGAATTCGTAG
- a CDS encoding branched-chain amino acid aminotransferase, producing the protein MTIDLPLQAPTAAGLIWQTIRNPEAKSDAEREAILAAPGFGQHFTDHMVDVCWSEKGGWHRPRVSPYGPIQLDPAAAVLHYAQEIFEGLKAYRHADGSIQTFRPQANAARMQRSARRLALPELPESIFLDSLRQIVAVDGSWVPSADETSLYLRPFMFAKEAFLGVRPAKKVAYYLIASPAGAYFPGGVQPVNIWLSTNYARAGKGGTGAAKTGGNYASSLLPQAEAYEKGCQQVLFLDDERNLEELGGMNVVLVTRDGRLLTPESDSILEGITRDSILQLARDRGIEVEERKISIDEWRRGAESGEIIGAFACGTAAVVVPIGKLLADDFEIVHEGDAATSLAMSLRDELTGIQYGRVEDRHGWMVRLDA; encoded by the coding sequence ATGACCATCGACCTTCCGCTCCAGGCCCCGACCGCCGCCGGACTCATCTGGCAGACGATCCGCAACCCCGAGGCCAAGTCCGACGCCGAGCGCGAGGCCATCCTCGCTGCGCCGGGCTTCGGCCAGCACTTCACCGACCACATGGTCGACGTCTGCTGGAGCGAGAAGGGCGGCTGGCACCGGCCGCGCGTCTCGCCGTACGGGCCCATCCAGCTCGACCCCGCGGCCGCCGTGCTGCACTACGCGCAGGAGATCTTCGAGGGCCTGAAGGCGTACCGTCACGCCGACGGTTCGATCCAGACCTTCCGCCCGCAGGCGAACGCCGCGCGCATGCAGCGCTCGGCCCGCCGGCTCGCGCTGCCCGAGCTGCCCGAGTCGATCTTCCTCGACTCGCTCCGGCAGATCGTCGCGGTCGACGGCTCCTGGGTGCCCTCGGCCGACGAGACGAGCCTGTACCTGCGCCCCTTCATGTTCGCCAAGGAGGCGTTCCTCGGCGTGCGTCCCGCGAAGAAGGTCGCCTACTACCTGATCGCGAGCCCGGCCGGAGCGTACTTCCCGGGCGGCGTGCAGCCGGTGAACATCTGGCTCTCGACGAACTACGCCCGCGCCGGCAAGGGCGGCACCGGTGCCGCGAAGACCGGAGGCAACTACGCGTCGAGCCTGCTGCCGCAGGCCGAGGCGTACGAGAAGGGCTGCCAGCAGGTGCTCTTCCTCGACGACGAGCGCAACCTCGAGGAGCTCGGCGGCATGAACGTCGTGCTCGTCACCCGCGACGGTCGCCTGCTCACCCCCGAGTCCGACTCGATCCTCGAGGGCATCACGCGCGACTCGATCCTGCAGCTCGCGCGCGATCGCGGCATCGAGGTCGAGGAGCGCAAGATCTCGATCGACGAGTGGCGCCGGGGCGCCGAGTCGGGCGAGATCATCGGCGCGTTCGCGTGCGGCACCGCCGCGGTCGTCGTGCCCATCGGCAAGCTGCTCGCCGACGACTTCGAGATCGTGCACGAGGGTGACGCCGCGACGTCGCTGGCCATGTCGTTGCGCGACGAGCTCACCGGCATCCAGTACGGCCGGGTCGAAGACCGCCACGGCTGGATGGTGCGGCTCGACGCGTGA
- a CDS encoding GNAT family acetyltransferase gives MTTVSAGTPSGSDGTAAAGSISIRPFAVDDTEAVVALWRAAGLVKPWNDPYLDIERKLTVQPELFLVAVGGDGALVGTAMVGYEGHRGWVNYLAVADPARGTGLGRALMAEAERLLVERGCPKLNLQVRSSNTDVIAFYERLGYAVDDAVSLGKRLIPDA, from the coding sequence GTGACCACGGTTTCAGCTGGGACGCCGTCGGGTTCCGACGGCACGGCGGCGGCCGGATCGATCTCGATCCGGCCGTTCGCCGTCGACGACACCGAGGCTGTGGTCGCGCTCTGGCGTGCGGCCGGGCTCGTGAAGCCCTGGAACGACCCGTACCTCGACATCGAGCGCAAGCTCACGGTGCAGCCCGAACTCTTCCTCGTGGCGGTGGGCGGCGACGGGGCGCTCGTCGGCACGGCGATGGTCGGCTACGAAGGGCATCGCGGCTGGGTGAACTACCTCGCGGTCGCCGACCCTGCCCGCGGCACGGGTCTCGGGCGTGCACTCATGGCCGAGGCTGAACGACTACTCGTCGAGCGCGGCTGCCCGAAGCTCAACCTGCAGGTGCGCAGCTCGAACACCGACGTGATCGCCTTCTACGAGCGGCTCGGCTACGCCGTCGACGACGCGGTGAGCCTCGGTAAGCGGCTGATCCCCGACGCCTGA
- a CDS encoding HNH endonuclease — translation MTNPIDALDEGLAGLRAEWVGAAPALGSEPDDDGVAAMSDPGLVRVLDAAGALRRRLDATLAALSAEIERRSDTAFGAEGLAKQHGQRNATQLVANLIGAPARHAAALVRVGAAVRPRESLLGDRCEARRPAVAAALRAGEIGVEAADAICTMLDRVAPRTSAARADAYEAELAGFAATVPYSLLQRAVTHAEARLDPDGVEPRDEALREQRSFTMVEEASGMVRVHGRLDAPTAAPIKAAIEQLVSDVLRRRRESPHDDATDAGSPECAGPVVDDLRSIVQLQADALADLARHALGCGEMPTVSKTTIVVRLQAEALENARFAGAAEYWSGRCGGAAGSLALRRRATTGSHDASTNDSATIDVDGPFDLVDPTGADGAFDTLGTVDGFDRVMSAATLRRLAADAEIIPVVLGGKSEPLDVGRTKRLFTRAQRIALAERDGGCASCGRNIAYVDAHHISWWKRHAGRTSIDNGVLLCTHCHHQIHLGGWRIIASRHEIRFIPPPHIDPEQRPRLGGRARFELRHVA, via the coding sequence ATGACGAACCCGATCGACGCACTCGACGAAGGCCTTGCCGGCCTGCGCGCCGAGTGGGTCGGGGCGGCGCCTGCGCTCGGTAGCGAACCCGACGACGACGGGGTCGCCGCGATGAGTGATCCGGGCCTCGTGCGGGTCCTCGATGCAGCGGGTGCATTGCGCCGACGGCTCGATGCGACGCTCGCGGCGCTGTCGGCCGAGATCGAACGGCGCAGCGATACCGCGTTCGGCGCCGAGGGGCTTGCGAAGCAGCACGGTCAGCGCAATGCGACCCAGCTCGTCGCGAACCTCATCGGGGCGCCCGCTCGTCACGCCGCGGCGCTCGTGAGGGTCGGCGCAGCGGTCAGGCCGCGCGAGTCGTTGCTCGGCGATCGGTGCGAAGCTCGTCGCCCGGCAGTCGCAGCCGCTCTGCGTGCCGGCGAGATCGGGGTCGAAGCGGCCGACGCGATCTGCACGATGCTCGACCGGGTGGCGCCGCGAACGAGCGCCGCTCGTGCCGACGCCTACGAGGCCGAGCTTGCCGGGTTCGCGGCGACCGTGCCGTACTCGCTGCTGCAGCGGGCCGTGACGCATGCCGAGGCGAGGCTCGATCCTGATGGTGTCGAGCCCCGCGACGAGGCGCTTCGCGAGCAGCGCTCGTTCACCATGGTCGAAGAAGCCTCAGGCATGGTGCGTGTGCACGGTCGACTCGATGCGCCGACCGCCGCGCCGATCAAGGCCGCGATCGAGCAGCTCGTGAGCGACGTGCTGCGACGACGTCGCGAATCGCCTCACGACGACGCCACCGATGCCGGCAGCCCCGAGTGCGCGGGCCCAGTCGTCGACGATCTGCGATCGATCGTCCAACTGCAGGCCGATGCGCTGGCTGATCTCGCGCGACACGCACTCGGCTGCGGCGAGATGCCGACCGTCTCGAAGACGACGATCGTCGTGCGGCTGCAGGCCGAGGCGCTCGAGAACGCGAGGTTCGCAGGGGCCGCCGAGTACTGGAGCGGTCGGTGTGGCGGCGCAGCCGGTTCGCTCGCCCTTCGCCGTCGGGCGACGACGGGTTCACATGATGCATCGACGAACGATTCCGCGACGATCGACGTGGACGGCCCGTTCGACTTGGTGGATCCGACCGGCGCCGACGGTGCGTTCGACACGCTCGGCACGGTCGACGGATTCGACCGCGTGATGTCGGCCGCGACGTTGCGGCGTCTCGCCGCCGACGCAGAGATCATCCCCGTCGTGCTCGGCGGCAAGAGCGAACCGCTCGACGTCGGCCGGACGAAACGACTCTTCACCCGTGCACAACGCATCGCGCTCGCCGAACGTGACGGCGGCTGTGCGAGCTGCGGTCGCAACATCGCCTACGTCGACGCGCATCACATCTCCTGGTGGAAGCGGCATGCCGGGCGCACCTCCATCGACAACGGAGTCCTCCTCTGTACGCACTGTCACCACCAGATCCACCTCGGTGGCTGGCGCATCATCGCGAGCCGACACGAGATCCGGTTCATCCCACCACCGCACATCGACCCAGAACAACGGCCGCGCCTCGGCGGGCGGGCGCGGTTCGAGTTGCGACACGTCGCGTGA
- a CDS encoding fumarylacetoacetate hydrolase family protein — protein MKIARFSHGETISFGVVDEEEHELVVLKADPMFAGYEPTGERVPLAEAKLLAPVIPRSKVVAVGKNYHDHAAEMGGEAPAEPLLFLKPNTSVIGPDDTIVLPKQSEQVEHEGELAVVIGRIAKNVSEADADQVIFGYTIANDVTARDLQRRDGQWTRAKGFDSFCPLGPVIDTDLDFESGTIETSVNGERRQEGRLADLVHSVPAIIAYASSVFTLLPGDVILTGTPAGVGPIVDGDTVEVTISGLGTLSNPVRAAQ, from the coding sequence ATGAAGATCGCGCGGTTCAGCCATGGTGAGACCATCTCGTTCGGCGTCGTCGACGAGGAGGAGCACGAGCTCGTCGTCCTCAAGGCCGACCCGATGTTCGCCGGCTACGAGCCGACCGGCGAGCGGGTTCCGCTCGCCGAGGCGAAGCTGCTCGCGCCCGTGATCCCACGGTCGAAGGTGGTCGCGGTCGGCAAGAACTACCACGACCACGCCGCCGAGATGGGCGGTGAGGCGCCGGCCGAGCCGCTGCTGTTCCTGAAGCCGAACACCTCGGTGATCGGTCCCGACGACACGATCGTGCTGCCCAAGCAGAGCGAGCAGGTCGAACACGAGGGCGAGCTCGCCGTCGTCATCGGCCGCATCGCGAAGAACGTGAGCGAGGCCGACGCCGACCAGGTGATCTTCGGCTACACGATCGCGAACGACGTCACCGCCCGCGACCTGCAGCGCCGCGACGGCCAGTGGACCCGCGCGAAGGGGTTCGACTCGTTCTGCCCGCTCGGCCCCGTCATCGACACCGACCTCGACTTCGAGTCGGGCACGATCGAGACGAGCGTCAACGGCGAACGGCGGCAGGAGGGCCGGCTCGCCGATCTCGTGCACTCGGTGCCCGCGATCATCGCCTACGCGTCGAGCGTGTTCACGCTGCTGCCGGGCGACGTGATCCTGACCGGAACGCCCGCGGGCGTCGGGCCGATCGTGGACGGCGACACCGTCGAGGTGACGATCTCGGGGCTCGGCACCCTCTCGAACCCGGTGCGCGCCGCGCAGTAG
- a CDS encoding group III truncated hemoglobin yields MSAPRAPDPLTIDAAPGDGHHDLRDRADLAALIEAFYTRAFADPFIGPIFTDVAKMDLAHHLPIMCDFWESVLFDAGTYRRNALAMHAAIDARHPLTEAHFDRWLVLWRQTVDDGYAGEAAERAKVQAERIAASIRRRLAGGTGSAFETISTRERLEATGLIDAANAPSSAEDSGETGARLG; encoded by the coding sequence ATGAGTGCGCCGCGAGCGCCCGATCCGCTGACGATCGACGCCGCACCCGGCGACGGACACCACGACCTGCGCGATCGCGCCGATCTCGCCGCGCTCATCGAGGCGTTCTACACCCGCGCCTTCGCCGACCCGTTCATCGGGCCGATCTTCACCGACGTCGCGAAGATGGACCTCGCCCATCATCTGCCGATCATGTGCGACTTCTGGGAGTCGGTGCTCTTCGACGCCGGCACCTACCGGCGCAACGCGCTCGCCATGCATGCCGCGATCGACGCCAGGCACCCGCTCACGGAGGCCCACTTCGACCGTTGGCTCGTGCTCTGGCGTCAGACGGTCGACGACGGGTACGCCGGTGAGGCCGCCGAACGTGCGAAGGTGCAGGCCGAGCGCATCGCCGCGTCGATCCGTCGCCGTCTCGCGGGCGGAACGGGGTCGGCGTTCGAGACGATCTCGACACGCGAACGCCTCGAGGCGACGGGCCTGATCGATGCGGCCAACGCTCCAAGCAGCGCCGAGGACTCCGGTGAGACCGGCGCGCGGCTCGGCTGA
- a CDS encoding aminotransferase class V-fold PLP-dependent enzyme has protein sequence MLEHADRLDLGDRFAAGRGYLAACTLGLPADVTRDAVRRDLERWSTGSASAADYSATLERARVHAAALLGTEAERIATGSQVSVFAGLAAASAPAGAEILCIDGDFSSVVAPFLARGDLRVRHVPLDALADAITPSTWLVSYSLVQSATGEVADLATITAAARTAGALTLVDTTQATGWMPADAVEADLVVCHAYKWLGAPRGAAFASFSDRAITEFTPHTAGWYSGTDPWASCYGPELHLADGARRFEVSPAWHAWVGAEAALGFAASLDLESVRRHDLGLANAFRERLGLEASDSAIVTWPDETGCDLAALTVAGLVASGRAGRARVAFHLWNDDEDVARAADAVNGSRRPLVLS, from the coding sequence ATGCTCGAACACGCAGACCGTCTCGACCTCGGCGACCGCTTCGCGGCCGGCCGCGGCTACCTCGCCGCCTGCACCCTCGGCCTGCCCGCCGACGTCACCCGCGACGCCGTGCGGCGCGACCTCGAGCGCTGGTCGACCGGCTCCGCGAGCGCGGCCGACTACTCGGCGACGCTCGAGCGGGCGCGTGTTCACGCAGCGGCGCTCCTCGGCACCGAGGCCGAGCGCATCGCCACCGGCTCGCAGGTCTCGGTGTTCGCGGGGCTCGCCGCCGCTTCGGCCCCGGCCGGCGCGGAGATCCTCTGCATCGACGGCGACTTCTCGTCGGTCGTCGCGCCGTTCCTCGCGCGCGGCGACCTGCGCGTCCGGCATGTGCCGCTCGACGCCCTCGCCGACGCGATCACGCCGTCGACGTGGCTCGTCTCATACTCGCTCGTGCAGTCGGCGACGGGTGAGGTCGCCGATCTCGCCACGATCACCGCGGCCGCGCGAACCGCCGGCGCGCTGACACTCGTCGACACGACGCAGGCGACCGGCTGGATGCCGGCCGACGCCGTCGAGGCCGACCTCGTCGTCTGCCACGCGTACAAGTGGCTCGGCGCCCCGCGCGGTGCCGCGTTCGCGTCGTTCTCCGACCGTGCGATCACCGAGTTCACCCCGCACACGGCCGGCTGGTACTCGGGCACCGACCCGTGGGCGTCGTGCTACGGACCCGAGCTGCACCTCGCCGACGGCGCGCGCCGGTTCGAGGTCTCCCCCGCGTGGCACGCCTGGGTCGGTGCCGAGGCGGCGCTCGGATTCGCGGCGTCGCTCGACCTGGAGTCGGTGCGACGCCACGACCTCGGGCTGGCGAACGCGTTCCGCGAACGGCTGGGGCTCGAAGCCTCTGATTCGGCGATCGTCACCTGGCCCGACGAGACCGGGTGCGACCTCGCAGCCCTCACCGTGGCCGGACTGGTCGCCTCGGGGCGCGCGGGGCGTGCGCGCGTCGCATTCCACCTCTGGAACGACGACGAGGATGTCGCGCGCGCCGCTGACGCCGTCAACGGCTCGCGCCGACCGCTCGTGCTCAGCTGA